From a single Bradyrhizobium sediminis genomic region:
- a CDS encoding ATP-binding domain-containing protein, whose product MMEASWWKDLGQLDDEQKKVISLDDDIDHLVVGPPGCGKTNLLLLRASYLHKKGTANIKVLAFGRVLKEFIASGTAHYPFAPDKVQTFMRWAYEVLAANGVGLEEEDDFDKVRDQMFAKLEEVAAMKRAENVYDVILLDEAQDYSADEVNLIRSFGERIFAVGDNNQRISEKTGALEKLEELGAKMAILRHHYRNGIKICRVADGIKNIIDDPNGMEATSNYDEAAYPSAVEVLGQLEIQDQIAEAVKRIKTQLQAYPGEMIGVLCPRADDLKAVTAQLIASDIAGEVQVQRAGAYTSIVAGRPVVVTTVQGAKGLEFRAVHLMAADKLKRFSRQRNLTYTAVTRAKTTLVVYHGESLAGYFEKGLKACEITKPVEPNLKDLFL is encoded by the coding sequence ATGATGGAAGCCTCTTGGTGGAAAGACCTTGGCCAACTAGATGACGAACAGAAGAAGGTTATCTCTCTCGATGACGATATCGATCATCTTGTGGTTGGGCCGCCAGGTTGCGGCAAAACTAATCTCCTTCTTTTGCGTGCAAGTTATCTCCATAAAAAAGGAACCGCCAATATCAAGGTGCTGGCCTTTGGCCGAGTTCTAAAGGAGTTCATTGCATCCGGAACTGCGCACTATCCCTTTGCCCCTGACAAGGTGCAGACTTTCATGCGATGGGCATACGAGGTTTTGGCTGCGAACGGTGTCGGGCTAGAGGAGGAGGATGACTTCGACAAGGTTCGAGATCAAATGTTTGCTAAACTCGAAGAAGTTGCCGCGATGAAGAGAGCAGAAAACGTTTATGACGTAATCCTACTCGATGAAGCGCAAGATTATTCCGCCGATGAGGTCAACTTGATCCGTTCATTTGGTGAGCGCATTTTCGCAGTCGGGGACAATAATCAGCGCATTTCCGAGAAGACTGGAGCGTTAGAGAAGTTGGAGGAGCTCGGGGCGAAGATGGCGATCCTTCGCCACCATTATCGCAATGGCATCAAAATTTGCCGGGTGGCGGATGGGATTAAGAATATCATCGATGATCCTAATGGCATGGAAGCAACTTCTAACTATGACGAGGCTGCCTACCCATCCGCCGTCGAGGTGCTAGGTCAGCTCGAAATCCAGGATCAGATTGCGGAAGCAGTTAAACGCATAAAGACGCAGCTGCAGGCTTATCCCGGAGAGATGATCGGAGTGTTGTGTCCTAGAGCTGACGATCTGAAGGCGGTCACTGCACAGCTTATTGCTAGTGATATCGCTGGTGAGGTGCAGGTTCAGCGCGCCGGTGCCTACACCTCGATTGTTGCAGGACGCCCAGTGGTCGTTACGACAGTACAAGGAGCAAAGGGCCTTGAGTTCAGGGCCGTTCACCTGATGGCGGCCGACAAGCTGAAAAGATTTTCCAGGCAGAGGAATCTAACTTACACTGCCGTCACAAGGGCGAAAACGACTTTAGTCGTGTATCATGGTGAGAGTTTGGCTGGGTATTTCGAAAAGGGGTTGAAGGCCTGCGAGATTACAAAGCCAGTTGAGCCGAACCTAAAGGATCTTTTCCTATGA
- a CDS encoding MFS transporter, protein MSGPARPSALAPFRIRNYRFQWPADLLTSWAFEMETLILGWYVLVETGSVLLLTVFASLNFVGTLIAPMFGVVGDRIGHRDLLAMMRATYAVLAATLMALALSGHLSPLYVLIIVAVMGLVRPSDLGVRGALVATIMPHDQLIGAISISRTTMDTAKFAGALSGAGLFAALGMGPAYVAIVTLYIASTLLTLCVVAPSKPHPAGEAADGAPPRSPMRDLKEGVAYVWTTPRMRAVIWVAFLANLTAYPLSNGLLPYVARDIYGTDQTGLGYMAASFALGSLVGSIALSLIGGIRVARLMIGATMAWYATLLVFAQMQTIHAAIACLALAGFMQSLAMISVAVILMRTASEHFRGRVMGVRMLAIYSLPLGLLAAGSLIGDIGFAATASLYAAAGIALMLAIVLHWRADLWHLHAPANAK, encoded by the coding sequence TTGAGCGGGCCCGCGCGGCCTTCCGCGCTCGCACCCTTCCGTATCAGGAACTACCGATTTCAGTGGCCCGCCGATCTGCTCACCTCGTGGGCGTTCGAGATGGAGACGCTGATCCTCGGCTGGTACGTGCTGGTCGAGACCGGATCGGTGCTGCTCTTGACGGTGTTTGCCTCGCTCAATTTCGTCGGCACGCTGATTGCCCCGATGTTCGGCGTGGTCGGCGATCGCATCGGCCACCGCGACCTGCTCGCCATGATGCGCGCGACCTATGCGGTGCTGGCGGCCACGCTGATGGCGCTGGCGCTATCGGGCCATCTCAGTCCGCTCTATGTCCTCATCATCGTCGCGGTCATGGGCCTGGTCCGGCCGTCGGACCTCGGCGTGCGCGGCGCTCTGGTCGCCACCATCATGCCGCACGACCAGTTGATCGGCGCGATCAGCATTTCCAGGACCACGATGGACACCGCGAAGTTCGCGGGCGCGCTGAGCGGCGCCGGATTGTTCGCGGCCCTCGGCATGGGGCCGGCCTATGTCGCGATCGTGACCCTTTATATCGCCTCGACCCTGCTGACCCTCTGCGTGGTGGCGCCTTCGAAGCCGCATCCGGCCGGTGAAGCGGCTGATGGCGCGCCGCCGCGCTCGCCGATGCGCGACCTCAAGGAGGGCGTCGCCTATGTCTGGACCACGCCGCGGATGCGCGCGGTGATCTGGGTCGCGTTCCTCGCCAATCTCACCGCCTATCCGCTGTCGAACGGACTGCTGCCCTATGTGGCGCGCGATATCTACGGCACCGACCAGACCGGGCTCGGTTATATGGCGGCCAGCTTCGCGCTCGGCTCGCTGGTCGGTTCCATTGCATTGAGCCTGATCGGCGGCATCCGGGTGGCGCGGCTGATGATCGGCGCCACCATGGCATGGTACGCGACCCTGCTGGTGTTCGCGCAGATGCAGACCATCCATGCCGCGATCGCCTGCCTGGCGCTGGCCGGCTTCATGCAGAGCCTTGCCATGATCTCGGTCGCCGTGATCCTGATGCGCACCGCGAGCGAGCACTTCCGCGGCCGGGTGATGGGCGTGCGCATGCTGGCGATCTACAGCCTGCCGCTGGGCCTGTTGGCCGCCGGCAGCCTGATCGGCGATATCGGATTTGCCGCCACCGCCTCGCTCTACGCCGCCGCCGGCATCGCGCTGATGCTGGCCATCGTGCTGCACTGGCGCGCCGATCTGTGGCACCTGCACGCGCCGGCGAATGCGAAGTGA
- a CDS encoding serine/threonine protein kinase — translation MDSAKAKEWEDRFRGTAIESWTIESLIDHGKSAAVFRATGKDGLVAVKIFDDEIIQRYGDEAQLGRIKRELTLVGKSHPNMVRLLGGGVDANSKNHYIVMEFLDGLSLSKCLERVPEANIPSLIEQLVSACEFLESLNLAHRDIKPANIVLLEDLSRLVLLDFGVLKPIGEAGLTDVDGQRVFVGTLQYSSPEFLLRDEADDADGWRALSLYQVGAVLHDLIMRRPIFEEFVNPYAALVNAVQYELPNVASETAPSYLVDACRMALIKDPAKRRDLVNWDAFRPPRTMPAAEQARKRVGQRILLAKAETAHAPTKDAASASELLDTIIAGLKIEVRRIRQANASLIPPVEVTRTTRRSPTLVIQLKPSESLQLARGLRLRITVEVIDVDAQAIVVQMAAAASTESMDGIPVTQVFKGPYSSVAIGDRIEAALFLGLDQAQQGREGPLDLEGLGGV, via the coding sequence GTGGATTCAGCCAAAGCAAAAGAATGGGAAGACCGCTTTCGCGGAACTGCAATCGAATCTTGGACGATCGAATCGCTGATCGATCATGGAAAGTCAGCAGCGGTATTTCGGGCTACCGGAAAAGACGGCTTGGTCGCCGTCAAGATATTCGACGATGAAATCATTCAGCGCTATGGCGACGAGGCACAACTCGGTCGAATTAAGCGTGAGCTGACGCTGGTTGGCAAATCGCACCCTAACATGGTCCGCCTCCTTGGCGGCGGAGTGGATGCAAATAGCAAGAACCACTATATCGTTATGGAGTTTCTGGACGGTCTCAGCCTGAGCAAATGCCTAGAGCGCGTACCAGAAGCCAATATCCCAAGTCTAATAGAACAACTTGTGTCGGCATGCGAGTTCTTGGAGTCGCTTAACCTGGCACACAGAGACATCAAGCCTGCCAACATAGTTCTACTGGAAGATCTTAGTAGGCTTGTGTTGCTCGATTTCGGTGTGCTGAAGCCGATCGGCGAGGCCGGACTAACCGACGTGGATGGTCAGCGCGTATTTGTCGGCACTCTACAATACAGCTCTCCAGAGTTCCTGCTGAGGGATGAGGCGGATGATGCCGATGGCTGGCGTGCCTTGTCGCTTTATCAGGTTGGCGCCGTGTTACATGATCTGATTATGCGCCGCCCCATTTTTGAAGAGTTCGTGAATCCATATGCCGCGCTCGTAAATGCAGTGCAGTACGAACTTCCGAATGTTGCCAGCGAGACGGCCCCCTCCTATTTGGTTGACGCATGTCGCATGGCTTTGATCAAGGACCCGGCTAAGCGGCGCGACCTGGTCAATTGGGACGCATTCCGACCTCCGCGAACGATGCCGGCTGCAGAGCAAGCTCGCAAACGCGTCGGTCAACGTATCTTACTCGCGAAGGCCGAAACCGCTCATGCGCCAACGAAGGACGCCGCCTCCGCCAGCGAACTTCTCGACACAATTATTGCGGGATTGAAGATCGAGGTTCGACGAATACGACAGGCGAATGCTTCGCTGATTCCTCCGGTCGAAGTAACGCGAACCACGCGCCGCTCGCCGACGCTCGTTATTCAGCTGAAGCCTTCAGAGAGTCTTCAGCTCGCGAGGGGGTTGCGGCTGAGGATCACGGTCGAAGTGATCGATGTCGACGCCCAAGCAATTGTTGTGCAGATGGCTGCAGCCGCTTCCACCGAATCAATGGATGGTATTCCCGTCACGCAGGTGTTCAAAGGTCCGTACAGTTCAGTAGCGATTGGTGATCGGATCGAAGCCGCCTTGTTCTTGGGTTTGGATCAGGCGCAGCAGGGGCGCGAGGGTCCACTCGACCTAGAAGGCTTGGGAGGGGTATGA